Genomic window (Spirosoma sp. KCTC 42546):
ATAACGTCGGAGCGCTGGGTCAACGTAGATTTGAAGGATGTGCTCAAATTTGGCTTCTACCGACTTCGGGTCAGTGCCGGGCCGGAGTAACACATAGGTCGTAAACATGTGGTTGCCCCACTTATTGACTTTAGCGTCGTTTAGTTCGTGCAAGGGCAGGAGAAAATCAGCCTGAAAATGCGACTGTGCTGGAATATCTTCAATGACCCCCGTTACCTTTCTGACATCGTTGTCATCGAAAACCAGCACCCGATTCAGGGCATCGGTGGTGCCGAAGTACTTTTTAGCCGTACTTTCCGTAATAACCACTGACTGCGGTTCGGTTAATGCTTTCTTAGGGTTGCCTGCCAGCATGGGCAGTGTAAACACGTTGAAAACAGTTGAGTCAGCATACAGCACACCTTTCTCCCGGATGATGATGTGATTACTTTTTACCACATGGCTTGTTATCATATGGCTACCGTATTTGCCTAATCGGGTAGCCTCTTCTACTTCGGGAAAGTCCTTTTTCAGGGTTTGACCCATTGGCGTAGGCGATGAGGCCGCTTTGATGGCTTGGAGCGAGAAACTAATGTCGCTGTTGATCCGGTAAATCCGGTCGGCCCGTTCGTTGTAGCGGTCGTAACTCAATTCGTCTGCTACATAAAGAATACTCAGCAGGCTCACCGCCAGACCAAGTGCCAGGCCGAAAATTGTCAGGGCTGAGTAGCCTTTACTTTGGGCCAGATTTCGAAACGCGATTTTAAAATAGTTGCTTAGCATAGCCGTAATCGATGGGTTTTGATAAGGGCCAGAATGGCGTGAAAAACCAGTTGCCACTGTTGGTTTACGATTGATAATAAGGAGTTTGATAAAACCAATCACGTCCCGCCAGTAGCGCCAGCGGGCCCGCCGTTCGCCAACGCGTTCGACCTGCCAGGCAAACTCTTCGTGTAAATCCCCCTGCACTTCTTCCAGCCGGTGGGGAGCGCAGAAGAAGCGGAGAAGTTGGTCAGCTAAGCGGGGTGGTTGTTTCATAGCAGGGGGCAGGGAGCGCGGAGCAGGGTGCTTGGGAAATTCGTGCTCCTTGCTCCACGCAATTATTCAGATCGTAAACTCTTCACGGGGTTCATCAATGCCGCTTTGATACTTTGGTAACTGACGGTTAGTAACGTAATAAGCAAAGCGCCAGCGGCCGAACCTGCGAAAATCCACCACGATATTTCGGTTCGGTAGTCGTAATCCTTCAGCCATGCGCCCAGATAATAGTAAGCAATTGGCGATGCGATCAGACAGGAGATGATGACTAGTACTAGAAAGTCTTTGGAGAGCATACTCCACAGATTCAACACGGAAGCACCCAGCACTTTACGAACCCCAATCTCTTTGGTGCGTTGCTCGGCCGTGAACGAAGCTAAGCCAAACAACCCCAGGCAGGAAATGAAAATGGCCAGTATCGCAAAGCCACCTGCCAGCTTGCCGATCCGCTCTTCCGATGCAAACTTTTTACCGAACTCCTGGTCGGCAAATTTGTAATCGAACGGAGCCGAGGGAATGTGTTTTTTGAAAACAGATTCGATAGTGGCTATGGATTGGCTAACGCTTCGACCTGGATTCAGCTTGAGCATGATCCAGTTGACGTTATTGTAATCCAGGAAGTAAATCGCCTGTTTCACCGGCTCGTAGGGCGATTCGGCCAATACGTCTTTGACCACTCCGATGATGGTAAAATATTTTGTTCTGGGATCTTTTTCATCTCCCCATCTGACAACCGTGCCAATGGGATGCTTGAGCCCCATAAACTTGACAGCCGTTTCGTTGATGATTATGGCCGACGAGTCGGTTGTGAACGTTCTCGAAAAATCGCGGCCCTCGTTAAATTGCCAACCCACTGTTTTGCCGAAGTCGTGCGTTACCCAAATGGATGAAAAATCGGTGTCGAGCGACGGGTCCTTGCCTTCCCAGCTAAAGCCACTCGTGTTTGACCAAACGCTCGTCATTGGGCTGGATGATTCGGCTATTTCCTGAATAACACCCGCATTTTGTAGGTCGGTTTTCAGGACGTCGTATTTGCCGTAAAACGCTGGCGATAGCATTGGAATCATCACTACGCCGTTGCTATTGTAGCCGAGCGGTCGATTTTTGGTGTGCTGGATCTGTCGATAAACGATAATCGTACCAATGATCAGCGTAATGGAAACCGTGAACTGAACCACAACCAGCACTTTGCGTGGAACAGCCGCCAAACTGCCCATTTTGAACCGTAGCGACGGACCGTGTCCCTTTAAGACTTTAATCGGCTGGAAGGATGATAGATAGAACGCAGGATAACTACCTGCCAATAGTCCAGTAATTAGGATGAATCCCAGGCTCACTACCCAGAATGAAACCTTCGTCCAGGGGAAAACGAGTTGCTTGGCGGACACCTCGTTAAACCAGGGTAGTAAAGCCAGAATAATCAGTATGGCTCCAGCAAATGCAAAGAAAACCACCAGAAACGACTCGCTAAAAAACTGCTTCACAAGCTGGCTGCGTACTGATCCCATGGACTTTCGAATACCCACTTCTTTAGCTCGCTTTTCGGACCGGGCCGTGCTTAGATTCATAAAGTTGATGCAGGCCAGTAACAAGACAAAAAGACCAACGATCGCAAACAGCCGGACATACTGGATGTAGCCACCTGTCTGAACGCCCTCTTCCCAACCCGAGTACAACCGCCAGTCGCTCATCGGGTGCAAAAAAATCTCCGATTTGTATTTCTTCTCGTCGGCGGGTACGTTGTCCAGCTTAGCGTTTATGATCCGATCACTCACCGTTTTTATATCCGCGTTATCGGCAAGCTGGACAAACAGTTGAAACGAGTTTTCGCCCCAAATCCGCTTGTCAAGTGCCTGCTTTACCCAGGGCTGCGTTGCTACGTATAACTCCCAGGGAGCAATGAAGGTGAGATCGTGAAATTCCGTGTTGAAGGGTAAGTCTTCATAAACGCCCGTTACCTTCACATCGGCCTTCCCCTCGATATTGATGAGTTTACCAATCGGGTCAACATTGCCAAAAAGCGCCTGTGCCGTTGAGGCCGATAGCAAAATAGAATTGAGTTCTTTTAACCCATTACGACTGCCTTTCAGCATATGCAACGACAGAATCTCGGGCATTTCAACATCCATGTAGTTCCCTGGGCGAGCCATCTTTTTTTCACCATACGACAGTATCCGGTCGCCTTTATAGGCCGCCATTGCCAGGTGTTTAAAATTGGTACCGTACTTGGTTCGCAACTCGGCATCCAGCAGAGCAGGAATGGATTCCTGTGAACTAATGTGTCCATTGACCGTTTGGTGCTGCATAACCTGGGCAATACGATCGTAATGCGAGTGGTACGTGTTATAGGAGAGTTCGTCGTAGATCCAGAGGCCAATCAGCATCGCTACGGCCATGCCAGCCGACAGCCCACCAATATTGATGGCCGAGTAGCCTTTGTTCTTGACCAGGTTTCGAAAAGCAACTTTTAAATAATTACGTAACATGTCTGTGTTGGTTGGTTTTGGATATTGATTCAGCTCCCGCTTTACTTCAAATGACCCTCCAGCCGAACGTCGGCCCGGCCGGGGCTTTATAAACCCCAATACGTCCCGCCAATAGCGCCAGCGGGCCCGTCGTTCGCCAACGCGCTCGACCTGCCAGGCAAACTCTTCGTGTAAATCCCCCTGCACTTCTTCCAGCCGATGAGGAGCGCAGAAGAAGCGGAGAAGTTGGTCAGCTAAGCGGGGTGGGGTCATAATGGGTAATGAATAATGGATAATTAAGGGGGGTAATCATGATCGTTCTGGGCATTATTCGTTATACATTGTTCATTATTCATTACGCACTTATTCCGACCGAAGGGAACGTACTGGATTCATTAACGCGGCTCTGATGCTTTGGAAACTGATGGTTAGAACTGCAACAGCGATCGTCAATAGGCCGGTTAGCGCGAACATCCACCACTCAATGGGAATCGAATACGCAAAGTCCTGCAACCATCGACTCGTAGCCCACCAGGCCAGTGGAAAGGCAAGAATAGTGGCAATGAGTACCAAACGAAGGAAATCGCTGGACAGTAAGACGATGATTCCGGCCACCGTTGCCCCCAGCACTTTTCGAATGCCGACTTCTTTCGTGCGTACCTGGGCAGCATAGGCTGATAAACCAAATAAACCCAGGCAGGAAATGAACATTGCGAAGATGGCAAACACGTTCAGCACATTGCCTACCCGTTTTTCTGAATCATAGAGACGAGCCATTTTTTCATCCAGGAATGTGTAGATGAACAGGCTGCCGGGCGACAAACGAGCTAGGGTAGCTTGAGCGAACTGTAAGGTTTCGTCCAGTTTGTGTCCCTTGATTTTTAGTAAAAAGTAATTGGCTTGCCCAGGATGCTGAACAATAACCAGCGGATCTACTGTGGTGTGTAGGGAGGCAAAATGGAAATCGTTGACAATGCCTACAATCTCTCCTGTATCTCCTAAGGATACAGCTTTTTTACCGATGGGCGAATCCAGTTTGAGCGCTTTGGCGGCCGCTTCGTTCAGAATAATAGGAAAGTGAGCGGTATTTGCATTCCTGACGAAATTTCGACCCGCTTTCAGCCCGATCTGTAACACGGAGAGT
Coding sequences:
- a CDS encoding ABC transporter permease, producing the protein MTPPRLADQLLRFFCAPHRLEEVQGDLHEEFAWQVERVGERRARWRYWRDVLGFIKPRPGRRSAGGSFEVKRELNQYPKPTNTDMLRNYLKVAFRNLVKNKGYSAINIGGLSAGMAVAMLIGLWIYDELSYNTYHSHYDRIAQVMQHQTVNGHISSQESIPALLDAELRTKYGTNFKHLAMAAYKGDRILSYGEKKMARPGNYMDVEMPEILSLHMLKGSRNGLKELNSILLSASTAQALFGNVDPIGKLINIEGKADVKVTGVYEDLPFNTEFHDLTFIAPWELYVATQPWVKQALDKRIWGENSFQLFVQLADNADIKTVSDRIINAKLDNVPADEKKYKSEIFLHPMSDWRLYSGWEEGVQTGGYIQYVRLFAIVGLFVLLLACINFMNLSTARSEKRAKEVGIRKSMGSVRSQLVKQFFSESFLVVFFAFAGAILIILALLPWFNEVSAKQLVFPWTKVSFWVVSLGFILITGLLAGSYPAFYLSSFQPIKVLKGHGPSLRFKMGSLAAVPRKVLVVVQFTVSITLIIGTIIVYRQIQHTKNRPLGYNSNGVVMIPMLSPAFYGKYDVLKTDLQNAGVIQEIAESSSPMTSVWSNTSGFSWEGKDPSLDTDFSSIWVTHDFGKTVGWQFNEGRDFSRTFTTDSSAIIINETAVKFMGLKHPIGTVVRWGDEKDPRTKYFTIIGVVKDVLAESPYEPVKQAIYFLDYNNVNWIMLKLNPGRSVSQSIATIESVFKKHIPSAPFDYKFADQEFGKKFASEERIGKLAGGFAILAIFISCLGLFGLASFTAEQRTKEIGVRKVLGASVLNLWSMLSKDFLVLVIISCLIASPIAYYYLGAWLKDYDYRTEISWWIFAGSAAGALLITLLTVSYQSIKAALMNPVKSLRSE